A single genomic interval of Terriglobus albidus harbors:
- a CDS encoding O-antigen ligase family protein, with product MSTARPTTFTPYRLARVRLELSHITKRLMLVKIVCGIALAICYWYSVPYVLPFIVHGATAESAAAESAAFQGSASRQLAMPVIAFFCLLLLRELPRRGRFSGHLRYFAAAYVIWAVMSVVWSDDPSLTLKRLVVFLINILAIYTFARRFSLVEISVLAFFVTGTVAVLALYGDVVMQHIFDPRNADYRFQGVAEANYQAMSLVVCIFSGLTLFDRRPTWRKFLAPALFAAFILLYLTRSRVSTIICLMMAGIMMFRLARKILSASARAMLAVACLAVVLPVMVYVVGQKGLGAAQSAFMMGRTDTQNTSNLSNRAPLWAELSDYVKTRPLQGFGYAGFWSPSRVSLISGHQGWTVPHAHENYLDQTLSLGFVGALLYAGVLWGALVLAWKRYRRSRQATDLLMAAMLTWLALEGLAESVPIDPYLPTTLAYACIVKMCFAEGSEAEQDTWLEPDQLLGGVTPALLEKLSPNLRAEAQTAMESSHG from the coding sequence GTGAGCACCGCCCGTCCCACGACCTTCACACCCTACCGGCTGGCGCGAGTCCGCCTTGAGCTGTCGCACATCACCAAACGGTTGATGCTTGTGAAGATCGTCTGCGGCATCGCGCTTGCTATCTGCTACTGGTACTCCGTTCCTTATGTGTTGCCCTTCATTGTCCATGGGGCAACCGCGGAGTCGGCAGCAGCGGAATCGGCAGCCTTCCAGGGCAGCGCCAGCCGCCAGTTGGCGATGCCTGTCATCGCGTTCTTCTGCCTCCTCCTTCTGCGGGAACTTCCCCGTCGTGGACGCTTCTCAGGCCATCTGCGATACTTCGCCGCAGCGTATGTTATCTGGGCAGTGATGAGTGTTGTCTGGAGTGACGATCCCTCCCTTACGCTCAAGCGGCTGGTCGTCTTCCTCATCAATATTCTTGCTATCTACACTTTTGCTCGACGCTTCTCTCTTGTTGAGATTTCTGTCCTCGCCTTCTTTGTCACGGGAACGGTAGCTGTTCTTGCCTTGTATGGCGATGTGGTGATGCAGCATATCTTCGATCCGCGCAATGCCGACTACCGTTTCCAGGGCGTCGCCGAAGCAAACTATCAGGCCATGAGTCTTGTGGTCTGTATCTTCTCTGGGCTTACGCTCTTCGATCGCAGGCCCACATGGCGTAAGTTTCTGGCTCCAGCCCTGTTCGCCGCGTTTATCCTGCTCTATCTCACCCGTTCGCGTGTCAGCACGATCATCTGCCTGATGATGGCGGGCATCATGATGTTCCGTCTGGCACGGAAGATTCTCAGCGCATCTGCACGCGCTATGCTGGCTGTGGCGTGCCTGGCGGTTGTGCTTCCAGTCATGGTCTACGTTGTGGGGCAAAAGGGACTAGGAGCGGCGCAGTCCGCTTTCATGATGGGCCGCACCGATACCCAGAACACGTCGAATCTCTCCAATCGTGCGCCGCTCTGGGCAGAGCTCTCCGACTATGTGAAGACACGTCCGCTGCAAGGCTTTGGATATGCCGGGTTCTGGTCGCCAAGCCGCGTAAGCCTGATCTCGGGACATCAGGGGTGGACAGTGCCCCATGCCCACGAGAACTATCTGGACCAGACCTTGTCCCTCGGATTTGTTGGAGCGCTACTATATGCGGGCGTCCTCTGGGGAGCCCTTGTTCTGGCGTGGAAGCGTTATCGGCGCAGTCGCCAGGCGACCGATCTGTTGATGGCCGCAATGCTCACATGGCTTGCTTTGGAGGGTCTCGCCGAGTCCGTACCGATCGATCCCTATCTGCCAACGACGCTAGCGTATGCCTGCATCGTGAAGATGTGCTTCGCTGAAGGTTCTGAGGCCGAGCAGGATACATGGCTTGAACCCGACCAGCTTCTGGGCGGTGTCACACCGGCGTTACTGGAGAAGTTATCGCCGAACCTGCGGGCTGAAGCGCAGACAGCGATGGAGAGCAGTCATGGTTGA
- a CDS encoding glycosyltransferase family 2 protein — MVDTTVRSDFGQCEPGLVSIIIPTYKRPDDMRKAVESALAQTYDHIEIVIVSDGPDPAARAAVEGIDPRVHYAELPTNRGPAAARNEGVALSCGEWLTFLDDDDLILPGKIEKQLALADRNSPQTMISCRAIYRAQGKDNIHPERPIGPSEDVADYILLRPSLTQRPGVLPLQSLLLHRSLLKKVPFTTHADHEDWAWLLEAWHLAGARVKFAWEPLVVYNIVVDSISRSRRTNWKDSLEWAQQYRRWIGDRAFASFLSTKVALKAKRSQDKGALQQIGRLVMASRPGWLELAFLAGIWLLPGQVLHHLWKKSLESSHQAGQTAS; from the coding sequence ATGGTTGATACGACGGTGCGCAGCGATTTTGGTCAGTGCGAGCCGGGGCTTGTAAGCATCATCATCCCTACGTACAAACGACCCGATGATATGCGAAAAGCGGTCGAGAGCGCTCTGGCGCAAACCTACGACCACATTGAGATCGTGATCGTCTCCGATGGGCCCGATCCCGCAGCGCGGGCGGCTGTCGAGGGCATCGATCCACGCGTTCACTACGCGGAGCTCCCCACAAACCGCGGTCCGGCCGCTGCGAGAAATGAAGGCGTAGCTCTAAGCTGCGGCGAGTGGCTTACCTTCCTGGACGATGATGACCTGATTCTTCCGGGAAAGATTGAGAAACAGCTTGCCCTGGCTGATCGCAACTCACCCCAGACGATGATCTCCTGCCGCGCGATCTATCGTGCCCAAGGCAAAGACAACATCCATCCTGAACGGCCCATTGGTCCATCGGAGGATGTGGCTGACTACATCCTGTTACGGCCATCCTTAACCCAGCGCCCCGGTGTTCTTCCGTTGCAGTCACTGCTGCTGCACCGCAGCCTGCTCAAGAAAGTTCCCTTCACCACGCATGCCGACCATGAGGACTGGGCATGGCTGCTGGAGGCATGGCATCTTGCCGGCGCCCGCGTTAAATTCGCGTGGGAACCGCTGGTGGTTTACAACATCGTGGTCGACAGCATCTCCCGATCGAGACGCACTAATTGGAAAGACTCTCTGGAGTGGGCGCAGCAATACCGCCGATGGATTGGCGACCGCGCCTTCGCCTCGTTCCTGAGCACCAAAGTTGCACTTAAGGCAAAGCGCAGCCAGGATAAGGGAGCGCTCCAGCAGATAGGCCGACTGGTCATGGCGAGTCGTCCGGGCTGGCTGGAACTCGCATTTTTGGCCGGCATCTGGCTGCTGCCTGGACAGGTATTACACCACCTATGGAAGAAGTCTCTCGAGAGCTCGCACCAGGCTGGGCAGACGGCGTCATGA